A genomic window from Terrirubrum flagellatum includes:
- a CDS encoding ABC transporter substrate-binding protein yields MKRIARAATGFAALVALTSAQAAELPDSIKQSGTLRLTLNSTYAPMEYRDPATNELVGLDIDLANELAKRLSVKIVWSETPFAELIPSLQTKRADFIISGISDRKSRRETADFVDYLVTGPQFFTLSDSPAKTEADLCGKKVGTTRSTSFPQEIEAWSKANCEGAGKPAVQYVPGENSIDVRNQLKQGRIDAAVQGSETLPYAQQQEAGKYRILGKPISIGYQGVMFRKDDTTLREIVTQHLAEMIADGSYKKILEKWGLGANGVDKPMLNAAPQ; encoded by the coding sequence ATGAAACGAATCGCCAGAGCCGCAACCGGATTCGCCGCGCTCGTTGCGTTGACGAGCGCGCAGGCCGCCGAGCTTCCGGACTCGATCAAGCAGAGTGGAACGCTGCGCCTCACCCTCAACTCGACCTATGCGCCGATGGAGTATCGTGATCCCGCGACGAACGAGCTCGTTGGCCTTGATATCGATCTCGCGAACGAATTGGCGAAGCGGCTCAGCGTGAAGATCGTCTGGAGCGAAACGCCGTTCGCGGAGCTGATCCCGTCGCTGCAGACCAAACGGGCCGACTTCATCATCAGTGGCATTTCCGATCGCAAATCGCGGCGCGAGACGGCTGATTTCGTCGACTATCTCGTCACGGGCCCGCAATTCTTCACGCTCTCCGACAGCCCGGCGAAGACGGAGGCTGACCTCTGCGGCAAGAAGGTCGGCACCACGCGCAGCACGAGCTTCCCCCAGGAGATCGAAGCCTGGAGCAAGGCTAATTGCGAAGGCGCGGGAAAGCCCGCGGTTCAATATGTTCCTGGCGAGAACAGCATCGATGTGCGTAACCAGCTCAAGCAGGGCCGCATTGACGCCGCTGTTCAGGGAAGCGAGACGTTGCCCTATGCGCAGCAGCAAGAGGCGGGGAAATATCGCATCCTCGGCAAGCCGATCTCGATTGGCTATCAGGGCGTCATGTTCCGCAAGGACGACACGACCTTGCGCGAGATCGTGACGCAACATCTCGCCGAGATGATCGCCGACGGGTCGTACAAGAAGATTCTGGAGAAGTGGGGCCTCGGCGCGAATGGCGTCGACAAGCCGATGCTGAACGCGGCGCCCCAGTGA
- a CDS encoding N-carbamoyl-D-amino-acid hydrolase, with protein sequence MARVFRAAAAQMGPTQKADSRPHTLARLIALLEQAAAQGASLVVFPELAFTTFFPRWLLEGETLDRYYERGMPNPAVQPLFDRARALGVGFYVGYAERTEEGRRFNCSILVSPDGSILGRYRKVHLPGSVEPRAEARFQQLEKRYFDYGDIGFPAFRAGPEWRNAIMGMMICNDRRWPEAWRVLGLQGVELVCVGYNSAAYDPNGGVSEDEALRTFHSKLVAQSNAYMNATWAIAVAKAGDEDGSGLIGGSCIVDPNGRIVAEAQTLSDELLVADIDLDLCRQGKDKMFNFAAHRRPEHYRVIVERAGVIEPEFRKAT encoded by the coding sequence TTGGCTCGCGTTTTCCGCGCCGCCGCGGCCCAGATGGGGCCGACGCAGAAGGCGGACTCCCGGCCGCACACGCTCGCGCGCCTTATCGCGCTGCTGGAGCAGGCGGCGGCGCAAGGCGCCTCGCTGGTGGTGTTTCCGGAACTGGCCTTCACGACCTTCTTCCCGCGCTGGCTGCTCGAAGGCGAGACGCTCGATCGCTACTATGAGCGGGGCATGCCGAACCCGGCGGTGCAGCCCCTCTTCGATCGGGCGCGCGCGCTCGGCGTCGGCTTTTATGTCGGCTACGCCGAACGGACCGAAGAGGGGCGACGCTTCAACTGTTCGATTCTCGTTTCTCCTGACGGCTCCATTCTCGGCCGCTATCGCAAGGTCCATCTCCCCGGCTCTGTAGAGCCGCGAGCCGAGGCGCGGTTCCAGCAACTGGAAAAGCGCTATTTCGATTATGGCGACATTGGCTTTCCCGCGTTCCGCGCCGGTCCCGAATGGCGAAACGCAATCATGGGCATGATGATCTGCAATGATCGTCGCTGGCCGGAGGCATGGCGCGTGCTTGGTCTGCAGGGGGTGGAACTGGTCTGCGTCGGCTATAATTCCGCCGCCTATGATCCGAACGGAGGCGTGAGTGAAGACGAAGCCTTGCGGACGTTCCACTCAAAGCTTGTCGCTCAATCGAACGCCTACATGAACGCCACCTGGGCGATCGCGGTCGCCAAGGCCGGCGACGAGGACGGCTCCGGGCTCATTGGCGGGTCGTGCATCGTCGATCCGAACGGCCGCATCGTCGCCGAGGCCCAGACGCTCAGCGATGAGTTGCTCGTCGCCGACATCGATCTCGACCTCTGCCGCCAGGGCAAGGACAAGATGTTCAATTTCGCAGCTCATCGGCGGCCCGAACATTATAGGGTGATTGTCGAGCGCGCGGGCGTGATCGAGCCGGAGTTTCGCAAGGCGACTTGA